Sequence from the Actinocatenispora sera genome:
CTGGGGCGACGCGTCACCGGAGAGCTGGACGGTCTGGCCCGGTTGGGGAACGATTCCGATCATCACGCCGACCATGGTGCCCCCTGCCGCGAGGGATGCAAAGTCCGTCATCGATGTTCACCGGCAACGCTCAGGATCCGGCGACGCAGGGCAGGAGCACCTCGACGCAGGGTGAGCCCGAGCAGCAGCGCGCCCGTGACCAGCGCGGCGCCGTAGGCGACCGTGCCGGGCCACTTCCCGTACCCGTAGGCGACGCCGCCGAGCGACCCGCCGACGCTGCTGCCGAGGTAGTAGCAGAGCAGGTAAACGGCCGCTCCCTGGGCATCGAGGGCGCGGCCCCGCGCGCCGGCCCAGCCGCTGGCGACCGAGTGGCCGGCGAAGAAACCGGCGGTGACGAGCACCAGCCCGACGATCACCAGGGCCAAGTGGCCGGACAGGGTGACGGCCAGGCCGGCCAGAACGACCACCGCCGTGATCCAGAACACCTTCGGCCGACCGAAGCGGTCCGCCAGCCGGCCGGCGATCGCCGACGAGGACGAACCGGCCAGGTAGACCACGAAGATCAGGCCGACCAGGGTGCCGGACAACCGAAACGGCGCGGCGAGCAGCCGGAAGCCGAGGAAGTTGTAGACGGTGACGAAGCAGCCCATCAGCAGGAAACCGACCGCATGGAGCCGGATCAGCCCACCGTCGGTGAACGCGCGGCCGACCGCGGCGGCGAGCCGGCGCGGGGCCAACGGTTCGGGTACGAACCGGCGCGACGCCGGGATCGACAGCCGGAACAGCGCGGTACAGCCGAGGCCGAGGGCGCCGATCACGCCCAGCGCCAGGCGCCAGCCGCCGAGATCGGCGAGCAGGCTGGCGAGCAGCCGCCCGGCCATCCCACCGATCCCGTTACCCGCCACGTAGAGCCCGGTCGCGAAGCCGAGCGCGCGGTGGTCAACCTCCTCGGCCAGGTAGGTCATCGCGACCGCCTGCAGACCGCCGAGCGCGATGCCCTGCAACGCCCGCAGTACCAGCAGGATCTCGAACGAGGGTGCGAACGCCGCGGCGAGCCCGAGCACCCCGGCCGCGAGCAGTGCCGCCGTCATCATCGGGATCCGGCCGGTCACGTTGGACAGCGCGGACAGCGGGATGATCGAGACGGCCAGCCCGCCGGTGCCCACCGAGACGGCGAGGCTCGCGGTGGCCGGCGTCAGGCGGTACGACTGGGCGAGTTGCGGCAGCACCGCCTGCGCGCAGTAGAGCTGCGTGAACGTGGCCAGCCCCGCGGCGAACAGCGCCAGGGTGATGCGGCGGAATCCGGGGCTGCCGCGCCGGTGCGCGGTCGCGGGGAGGGTGGCCGAAACGCTCACGCATCGACGCTACGGTGGGCGTATTGATTCGTCCAATACGCTGATCTCGCCAGATCGATTCACGAGTGGATGATGCAGATGACCGAGGACGAGACGGTCGCCGCCGCGGTACGGCAGCTCGCACCGCGCCTGGCCGTGTTGCGTGCGGTGGCCGCCGACGAGCACGTGACGCACGTCGCGGAGGCGCTGGGCGTACCGCAGCCGACGGTCAGCCGGTGGCTGGCCGAGCTGACCGAGGCACTCGAGATCCCGGTACTGTCGCGCGCCGGCCGGCGGGTGCAGCTGACCCGGTCCGGCCGCGAGCTGGCCGAGGCCGCGGGTGCCGCGCTCGCCGCGCTGGAGACCGGCGTCCGCCACGCCGTGGAGGACCACGACCCGGACAGCGGCCGGGTGGTCTTCGCGTTCCTGCACACCATGGGCGGCGTGCCGGTGCCGGAACTGCTGCGCGAGTTCCGCCGGCACCATCCGCGGGTACGGTTCGCGCTGGAACAGGCGGGCCATGCCGAGATGGTGCGCCGGGTGCTCGACGGCGAGGTCGACCTCGCGCTGACCGGTCCGCTGCCCGAGCCGGACGGGCGCCTCGCCACCGCGCTGCTGCTGCGGCAGCGGCTCGTCGTTGCGGTACCGGCGGACCACCGGCTGGCCGACCGGCGCCGGGTGCGGCTGGCCGAGCTCGACGGCGAGGAGTTCGTCGGCCTCAAACCCGGGTACGGGCTGCGCCGGATCACCGACGAGCTGTGCGCGGCGGCCGGCTTCACCCCGCGGCTGAGTTGCGTCGGCGAGGAGGTGGACACGATCCGCGGGCTGGTCGCCGCCGGGCTGGGCCTGGCCGTACTGCCGCCGTCGGTGCCGCGGCCGCCACGTGGCCTGGTGGAGCTGCCGATCACGCCGCACGCGGTGCGCTCGATCGGCCTGGTCTGGCCGGCGGACCGGCCGCTGTCGCCGGCCGCCGCCAGGTTCCGCGACTTCGCCCTCGCCCACCGCCTCTGACCACCGGACACGACGCCGGCAACGCCGGGCGCTGGACGCGGCGCGGCGCGCCGGGATGCCCCGACGCGCCGCGGAAACTCCGGTGGCTCAGCCGATCTGGACGTGGTAGGTGCTCAGCGGCTCGGTCACCGGCTGGAAGAACGTCTCGCCGCCGGACGAGCAGTCGCCGCTGCCGCCGGAGGTGAGCCCCAGCGCGGTACTGCCGTCGAACAGCGGGCCGCCGCTGTCGCCGCCCTCGGCGCAGACGTTGGTGTCGATCAACCCACTGACCGTGCCCTCCTGGTAGTTCACGGTCGCGTCGAGACCGGTGACGGACCCGCTGTGTACCTGCGTGGTGGAGCCGGACCGCTTGACCGACTCACCGACCTGGGCGTTGGCCGCACCGGTGATGTTCTGGGTGCCGCCGTACAGGTCGACCGTGCTCGGGTGCGAGACCCCGCTGTCGTACTTGACGATCGCGAAGTCGTTGCCCGGGAACTGGCTGTCCTGGGTGGTCCCGATCTCGTTGCTGGAGCCGGAGTCGGAGTACCAGGTGTCGGCCACGTTGCCGCAGTGGCCGGCGGTCAGGAAGTACGCGGTGCTGCCGTCGGTGACGTTGAACCCCAGCGAGCACCGGTAGCCGCCGCCGTAGATCGCGTCGCCGCCCGCGATCTTCGTACTGAACGTGCCGGACACGACGCGCACGTGCGCCGCGGCGCCGTACTGGCCGGCGATCTGGCGCACCTTGGCCAGATCGGCCTTGCTGACGGTGCTGTCGGCGGTGACGTTGACCCGGTCGTTGCGCGGGTCGATCGCCCACGCGGTACCGGGAATCGTCGCCTTCTCGCCGAGTTCGGCGGTGATGGAATGCAGGTGTGCGGTCGAGTAGCGGACCAGCTTCGGCGTCAGCCCGGCCGTGCGGAC
This genomic interval carries:
- a CDS encoding LysR family transcriptional regulator, with the protein product MTEDETVAAAVRQLAPRLAVLRAVAADEHVTHVAEALGVPQPTVSRWLAELTEALEIPVLSRAGRRVQLTRSGRELAEAAGAALAALETGVRHAVEDHDPDSGRVVFAFLHTMGGVPVPELLREFRRHHPRVRFALEQAGHAEMVRRVLDGEVDLALTGPLPEPDGRLATALLLRQRLVVAVPADHRLADRRRVRLAELDGEEFVGLKPGYGLRRITDELCAAAGFTPRLSCVGEEVDTIRGLVAAGLGLAVLPPSVPRPPRGLVELPITPHAVRSIGLVWPADRPLSPAAARFRDFALAHRL
- a CDS encoding S1 family peptidase is translated as MRPTRTSFRLAAVAAAALLTTGAVATTAAQAAPKTPDRAGVAALVDGLGTHTAGSYLDHGTQIVTVTDATSAAKVRTAGLTPKLVRYSTAHLHSITAELGEKATIPGTAWAIDPRNDRVNVTADSTVSKADLAKVRQIAGQYGAAAHVRVVSGTFSTKIAGGDAIYGGGYRCSLGFNVTDGSTAYFLTAGHCGNVADTWYSDSGSSNEIGTTQDSQFPGNDFAIVKYDSGVSHPSTVDLYGGTQNITGAANAQVGESVKRSGSTTQVHSGSVTGLDATVNYQEGTVSGLIDTNVCAEGGDSGGPLFDGSTALGLTSGGSGDCSSGGETFFQPVTEPLSTYHVQIG
- a CDS encoding MFS transporter, whose product is MSVSATLPATAHRRGSPGFRRITLALFAAGLATFTQLYCAQAVLPQLAQSYRLTPATASLAVSVGTGGLAVSIIPLSALSNVTGRIPMMTAALLAAGVLGLAAAFAPSFEILLVLRALQGIALGGLQAVAMTYLAEEVDHRALGFATGLYVAGNGIGGMAGRLLASLLADLGGWRLALGVIGALGLGCTALFRLSIPASRRFVPEPLAPRRLAAAVGRAFTDGGLIRLHAVGFLLMGCFVTVYNFLGFRLLAAPFRLSGTLVGLIFVVYLAGSSSSAIAGRLADRFGRPKVFWITAVVVLAGLAVTLSGHLALVIVGLVLVTAGFFAGHSVASGWAGARGRALDAQGAAVYLLCYYLGSSVGGSLGGVAYGYGKWPGTVAYGAALVTGALLLGLTLRRGAPALRRRILSVAGEHR